From the genome of Streptomyces sp. NBC_01317, one region includes:
- a CDS encoding DUF1416 domain-containing protein, which produces MCGAQAGGPDASTIKPGETTIQGSVTKDGQPVTGYVRLLDSTGEFTAEVPTSATGQFRFYAAEGTWTVRALVPGGTADRTVVAQTGGLSEVAIAV; this is translated from the coding sequence ATGTGTGGAGCACAGGCCGGCGGCCCCGACGCCTCGACGATCAAGCCCGGTGAGACCACCATCCAGGGTTCCGTGACCAAGGACGGCCAGCCCGTCACCGGTTACGTACGGCTGCTGGACTCGACCGGCGAGTTCACCGCCGAGGTCCCGACCTCGGCGACCGGACAGTTCCGCTTCTACGCGGCCGAGGGAACGTGGACCGTACGGGCCCTCGTCCCCGGCGGCACGGCGGACCGCACGGTCGTCGCGCAGACGGGTGGCCTCTCGGAGGTCGCGATCGCGGTCTGA
- a CDS encoding DUF3099 domain-containing protein — protein MYTRRRRGYFVLMGGCLILFVSAWSFVRIWSIPAAIGMCVVAMVIPPVAAIVGNSRSRDDRWWDEPPRNDEPNKPDGHDDSWTDLGTKAKRRR, from the coding sequence ATGTACACGCGACGCCGTCGCGGCTATTTCGTGCTCATGGGCGGATGCCTGATCCTCTTCGTCTCCGCCTGGTCCTTCGTGCGGATCTGGTCGATCCCGGCGGCCATCGGAATGTGTGTGGTGGCCATGGTCATCCCGCCCGTCGCGGCGATCGTCGGCAACAGCCGGAGCCGTGACGACCGCTGGTGGGACGAGCCACCGAGGAACGACGAGCCGAACAAGCCCGACGGGCACGACGACTCGTGGACGGACCTGGGGACGAAGGCGAAGAGGCGCCGCTGA
- a CDS encoding DsrE family protein produces the protein MEPVRTPQTAQTAQKTLVIKVTAGADAPERCSQAFTVAAVAVASGVRVSLWLTGEAAWFALPGRAAEFELPHAAPLPDLIESIQSAGEITLCTQCAARRDITQDDVLEGVRIAGAQVFVSEIMVDGVQALVY, from the coding sequence ATGGAACCGGTGAGAACGCCACAGACCGCACAGACCGCGCAGAAAACCCTTGTGATCAAAGTGACAGCAGGGGCGGACGCGCCCGAGCGCTGTTCCCAGGCCTTCACCGTGGCGGCGGTCGCCGTGGCCAGCGGGGTGCGGGTCTCGCTGTGGCTGACGGGCGAGGCCGCCTGGTTCGCCCTGCCCGGCCGGGCTGCGGAGTTCGAACTGCCGCACGCCGCGCCGCTGCCGGACCTGATCGAGTCGATCCAGTCCGCCGGGGAGATCACGCTGTGCACGCAGTGCGCGGCCCGGCGTGACATCACGCAGGACGACGTCCTGGAGGGGGTACGGATCGCCGGTGCGCAGGTCTTCGTCAGCGAGATCATGGTGGACGGGGTGCAGGCGCTCGTCTACTGA